From a single Syntrophorhabdus sp. genomic region:
- a CDS encoding methyl-accepting chemotaxis protein, with protein MKIAKLRNLGIFYKIMGISAVAIVVIILWNILYLLPQMERIMLKEKQNAVKDVVDVAYSMLNDYDKRVKINDIELGMAQMAAIKSIQQLRYRGENYFWINDTQPKMIVNPVMIDLEGQDVSGFEDPRTKKKIFVEMTAVAKQKQAGFYEYNWKKAGATSFSTKQSYIKYFEPWGWVIGSGMYLDDVNREITKFRWIIIGTTIILALLVFGLSYLIASSIRRNLNKAVDASKSLSEGDLSIDVSTDGSDETGQLLQSMENMISSFNTMIGSIKSSVDNLDTSVETIKSLADKTSEGTRTQADQANQISVSAEEMSQTIVDVANNASGVKDASTNAMEAAITGKKVTQEAVAEVNKVQHSSTELANTIQKLNQRVSEVAKIITIIDDIADQTNLLALNAAIEAARAGEHGRGFAVVADEVKKLAEKTMNATKEITNHLTTVQKESEETTRSMEITSAEVERVTRFMREVEESLGNIVSSSEQVRDQILQIATAVEQQSASSEEIARNITSTSGIAKEIEAVSGQVMFEVNKLVEITQLLGNAAAQFKTKA; from the coding sequence GTGAAAATCGCAAAACTGAGGAACCTTGGCATTTTCTACAAGATCATGGGCATTTCCGCCGTCGCCATCGTCGTCATCATCCTCTGGAACATCCTCTACCTTCTTCCTCAAATGGAGCGGATCATGCTGAAGGAGAAGCAGAACGCGGTCAAGGATGTCGTCGACGTGGCGTACAGCATGCTCAACGATTATGACAAGAGAGTAAAGATCAACGATATTGAGCTCGGCATGGCGCAGATGGCGGCCATAAAGTCGATCCAGCAGCTTCGCTATCGAGGCGAGAATTACTTCTGGATAAATGACACACAGCCGAAGATGATCGTGAACCCCGTCATGATAGACCTGGAAGGGCAGGACGTGTCGGGTTTTGAGGACCCCAGGACAAAAAAGAAGATCTTCGTCGAGATGACCGCCGTGGCAAAGCAGAAGCAGGCGGGCTTTTATGAGTATAACTGGAAGAAGGCGGGGGCGACGTCCTTTTCCACGAAGCAATCCTACATAAAGTATTTCGAACCCTGGGGATGGGTGATAGGTTCGGGCATGTATCTCGACGACGTGAATCGGGAGATCACGAAATTCCGCTGGATCATCATCGGCACCACCATTATCCTCGCCCTTCTTGTGTTCGGGCTGAGCTATCTTATCGCCAGCAGCATACGCAGGAACCTCAACAAGGCGGTTGACGCCAGCAAGTCACTGTCGGAAGGCGATCTCAGCATCGACGTCAGCACCGATGGTTCGGACGAAACGGGACAGCTCCTGCAATCGATGGAGAACATGATAAGCTCCTTCAACACGATGATCGGAAGCATCAAGTCCTCCGTCGACAACCTCGACACGTCGGTGGAAACCATAAAGAGCCTCGCGGACAAAACATCGGAGGGAACGCGGACACAGGCCGACCAGGCGAACCAGATATCGGTCTCGGCCGAGGAAATGAGCCAGACCATCGTTGATGTCGCAAACAATGCCAGCGGCGTCAAGGACGCCTCGACGAACGCGATGGAAGCCGCAATAACGGGGAAGAAGGTCACTCAGGAAGCCGTCGCCGAGGTCAACAAGGTCCAGCATTCTTCCACCGAGCTGGCAAACACCATCCAGAAGCTCAACCAGCGCGTCAGCGAGGTGGCAAAGATCATAACCATCATAGACGACATAGCCGACCAGACGAACCTCCTGGCGCTCAACGCCGCCATAGAGGCGGCGCGCGCGGGAGAGCACGGACGGGGTTTTGCCGTCGTCGCCGACGAGGTGAAAAAGCTTGCCGAAAAAACGATGAACGCGACAAAGGAGATCACGAACCATCTGACCACGGTACAAAAGGAATCGGAGGAAACGACGAGGTCGATGGAGATCACATCGGCCGAGGTCGAGAGGGTGACGCGGTTCATGCGGGAGGTCGAAGAGTCGCTGGGCAACATCGTCTCTTCATCCGAGCAGGTGCGTGACCAGATCCTGCAGATCGCCACCGCCGTCGAGCAGCAGTCGGCAAGCTCCGAGGAGATAGCGAGGAATATCACCTCCACGTCCGGCATCGCCAAGGAGATCGAGGCGGTATCTGGTCAGGTGATGTTCGAGGTGAACAAACTCGTCGAGATAACACAACTGCTCGGAAACGCTGCGGCCCAGTTCAAAACGAAAGCCTGA
- a CDS encoding gamma carbonic anhydrase family protein, whose translation MLYEYDGRRPTVGKDSYVSDIAHVIGDVMIGDNCYIGHGAILRGDYGSIVVGSGTAVEEGVVVHAPPGRYCRIGERVTIGHGAVIHAAKIGDSAVIGMGAVVSIESEIGEGTIVAEGTVIRMRQMVAAGVVVGGNPMRVIRKIAPKDMEFWDRGKQLYIDLAKKYLEKGMRPLRDQPGGA comes from the coding sequence ATGCTCTACGAATACGACGGACGAAGGCCGACGGTCGGCAAGGACAGCTATGTGAGCGACATCGCCCATGTGATAGGCGATGTTATGATAGGTGACAACTGCTACATAGGCCATGGGGCCATTCTCCGGGGTGACTATGGCTCCATCGTGGTGGGAAGCGGAACGGCAGTGGAAGAGGGGGTCGTGGTCCACGCGCCCCCCGGCAGGTACTGCCGCATCGGAGAGAGGGTGACCATCGGCCACGGAGCCGTCATACACGCCGCGAAGATAGGTGATTCGGCCGTTATCGGCATGGGAGCGGTCGTCAGCATAGAGAGCGAGATCGGCGAGGGCACCATCGTTGCCGAGGGGACCGTCATCAGGATGCGGCAGATGGTGGCGGCGGGCGTCGTCGTCGGCGGGAACCCCATGCGCGTGATCAGGAAGATCGCCCCGAAAGACATGGAATTCTGGGACAGGGGAAAGCAGCTCTATATCGACCTAGCAAAGAAATATCTCGAAAAAGGGATGAGACCGCTGCGGGACCAGCCGGGCGGGGCGTGA
- a CDS encoding DsbC family protein: protein MRKKHFFPCMAMIGIGLSLLFVTAGLCAEAYEEAFKKAYPQIPFDSMRPTPVKGLYEVSKGGDIIYFFEEKGLLFVGEIIDGRGRNLTEDRKSEMLVANVRKIPLDKAIRIGNGKQTVIEFTDPDCPYCRRAASYLESRKDLTRYVFFFPLPSHRDAENKIRYVFCSSDRAKAYEEAMKGRLDTQKYTVCKKQEATDLLNAHKQIGGQIGVNGTPMFIINGKDLVIGANFPAIEAALKVDDEKARPSDKQKDATQQKGDTPDKKAGEPEKKTPDGT from the coding sequence GTGAGAAAGAAACATTTTTTTCCGTGTATGGCAATGATCGGGATCGGCCTTTCCCTGCTTTTCGTGACGGCCGGCCTGTGTGCCGAAGCTTACGAAGAGGCATTCAAGAAGGCCTATCCGCAGATACCCTTCGATTCCATGCGCCCGACACCCGTCAAGGGTCTCTATGAGGTTTCAAAGGGCGGGGACATCATCTATTTCTTCGAGGAAAAGGGACTCCTCTTCGTCGGCGAGATCATCGACGGGAGGGGCAGGAACCTGACGGAAGACAGGAAGTCGGAGATGCTCGTGGCCAACGTCAGGAAGATCCCCCTCGACAAGGCGATAAGGATAGGAAACGGGAAGCAGACGGTCATAGAGTTCACCGATCCCGATTGCCCTTACTGCCGCCGTGCAGCGTCATACCTTGAATCCAGAAAGGACCTGACGCGGTACGTTTTCTTCTTCCCCTTGCCTTCCCACAGGGATGCCGAGAACAAGATCAGGTACGTCTTCTGCTCCTCCGACAGGGCAAAGGCCTACGAGGAGGCGATGAAAGGCAGGCTGGACACGCAGAAGTACACGGTGTGCAAGAAGCAGGAGGCAACGGACCTGCTCAATGCCCACAAGCAGATAGGGGGCCAGATCGGGGTGAACGGCACCCCGATGTTCATCATCAACGGCAAGGACCTCGTGATCGGCGCGAATTTCCCCGCGATTGAGGCCGCGCTCAAGGTGGACGACGAGAAGGCGAGACCATCGGACAAGCAGAAGGACGCTACGCAGCAGAAAGGGGATACACCGGACAAGAAGGCAGGCGAACCTGAAAAGAAGACACCCGACGGCACGTGA
- a CDS encoding HAD family hydrolase, which translates to MMRAAIFDFDGTLTPLTLDFSLLRAKVEETAREYVDESVLASQADQYILEMIHAVADALAEEGPRFRQRAFQELRLLEVEAARGKSLYPYAKGTLLRLRSKGVKVGIITRTCIEVIETVFPDLAGHVDTVVTRDDTRYVKPNPEHVRLALEVLQIPPGEAVLVGDHPTDIEAGRAFGTLTAGVLTGRTSRAQFVNAGADHIFDDIRGVVGLLEGDR; encoded by the coding sequence ATGATGCGCGCGGCGATATTCGATTTCGACGGCACGCTGACCCCTCTTACCCTTGATTTTTCCCTTCTCAGGGCGAAGGTGGAGGAGACGGCCAGGGAGTACGTCGATGAGTCCGTCCTTGCTTCTCAGGCGGACCAGTACATCCTCGAGATGATCCATGCCGTCGCGGACGCCCTCGCCGAAGAAGGTCCCCGGTTCCGGCAGAGAGCCTTTCAGGAACTGCGTCTTCTCGAAGTGGAGGCCGCACGGGGCAAGTCTCTTTATCCATACGCAAAAGGCACACTTCTTCGATTGAGGTCGAAAGGGGTGAAGGTCGGAATAATCACACGGACCTGCATCGAGGTGATCGAGACCGTGTTCCCCGATCTCGCCGGCCATGTCGACACGGTTGTGACCCGCGATGACACGCGCTACGTGAAACCCAACCCCGAGCACGTGCGCCTGGCCCTCGAGGTCCTTCAGATCCCGCCCGGGGAGGCCGTCCTTGTTGGCGACCATCCGACGGACATAGAAGCGGGCAGGGCCTTCGGGACCCTTACGGCGGGGGTGCTCACCGGCAGGACATCCCGCGCGCAGTTCGTTAATGCCGGGGCCGACCACATCTTCGATGATATACGGGGAGTGGTGGGGTTGCTGGAGGGTGACCGATAG